One genomic region from Cinclus cinclus chromosome 22, bCinCin1.1, whole genome shotgun sequence encodes:
- the PIGW gene encoding phosphatidylinositol-glycan biosynthesis class W protein, with protein sequence MSQKQLKEAFISNLNGTSLLEISAGLSLPPLCLLCRGLLLILYYLHHGKPVSSRKYSLLLDFLVLVSPLLFSCTVLSPVIFFIPVILAALCTGILFKIHSQRKQESRAPFGQIVKEFQEACLDPECIPAITVFRVYVNVLTSISILAVDFPQYPRRYAKTETYGTGVMDLGVGAFIFGNALVCPEVRQKPHMAQPRLSSLARQVFSVWPLISLGVGRLLSVKSIEYHEHTSEYGLHWNFFFTLALVRLAASLLLAIFPKHKAWLVALALAVLYQLLLSTTPLKTFILHGSDGRGSRLGFLDANREGLLSLFGYLAIYLASVQVGLWLLQRRSSVRSWLEALRGLALAVLVLLVLLQLCQAFTEPVSRRMANLPFCTWVLAHCLLLLGFFVLTDLTLVFTKLLVKGSSVPCCWKVVQPPDSGKKHGVEAVPGGRQDKLSQLCLISAINKNQLLFFLLANVMTGAVNILIDTIHSKAAVTLCILHLYVFFNCLIMYILHARGIVLKFW encoded by the coding sequence atgtCCCAAAAACAGCTGAAGGAAGCCTTTATCAGCAACCTAAACGGAACGAGTTTGCTGGAAATTTCTGCAGGCTTGTCCCTGCCTCCactgtgcctgctctgcagagggctCCTCCTGATCCTGTACTACTTGCACCATGGAAAACCTGTAAGCTCAAGGAAGTACAGCCTGCTGCTAGACTTCCTGGTGCTGgtgtctcctctcctcttctcctgCACTGTCTTGTCTCCAGTCATCTTTTTCATACCAGTTATCCTAGCTGCCTTATGTACCGGAATATTATTCAAAATACACAGCCAGAGAAAACAGGAGTCCAGAGCGCCCTTTGGGCAAATTGTAAAAGAATTCCAGGAGGCATGCTTGGATCCCGAGTGCATTCCAGCAATAACTGTGTTCCGTGTTTATGTCAACGTGCTGACATCCATCAGCATTTTGGCCGTGGATTTCCCGCAGTATCCCCGGCGATACGCCAAGACCGAGACCTACGGCACCGGAGTCATGGATTTGGGGGTGGGAGCCTTTATCTTTGGAAACGCTCTCGTTTGCCCCGAGGTTCGACAGAAGCCTCAcatggcacagcccaggctctccagcctggccaggcagGTGTTTTCCGTGTGGCCGCTGATTTCCCTCGGTGTTGGGCGGCTGCTGAGTGTTAAATCCATCGAGTACCACGAGCACACCTCGGAGTACGGGCTGCACTGGAACTTCTTCTTTACCTTGGCATTGGTGAGACTTGCAGCATCTCTGCTTTTAGCCATATTCCCCAAACATAAGGCTTGGCTTGTGGCTCTAGCTCTGGCTGTGCTTTACCAGCTCCTCCTCAGCACTACCCCTCTGAAGACGTTCATCCTGCACGGGAGTGACGGCAGGGGCTCCCGGCTCGGCTTCCTCGATGCCAACCGGGAAGGGCTGCTCTCCCTCTTTGGCTACCTGGCCATCTACCTGGCGAGCGTGCAggtggggctgtggctgctgcagcgCAGGAGCTCTGTCAGGAGCTGGCTGGAAGCCCTGAGGGGGCTGGCTCTGGCCGTTCTGGTGTTGTTGgtgttgctgcagctgtgccaggcgTTCACGGAGCCCGTGTCCCGCCGCATGGCCAACCTGCCCTTCTGCACCTGGGTGCTCGCCCactgcttgctgctgctgggcttttTTGTGCTCACCGACCTCACCTTGGTGTTCACAAAGCTGCTGGTCAAGGGGTCCAGCGTGCCCTGTTGCTGGAAGGTTGTGCAGCCCCCAGATTCTGGGAAAAAGCACGGAGTGGAGGCCGTGCCAGGGGGAAGGCAAGACAAGCTGTCACAGCTATGCCTGATCAGTGCTATTAACAAAAATCAATTACTGTTTTTCTTGCTAGCCAATGTTATGACTGGTGCTGTGAACATCCTGATAGACACAATCCACAGTAAGGCTGCCGTAACGTTATGCATATTGCACTTATACGTGTTTTTTAACTGTTTAATTATGTATATATTGCATGCCAGAGGTATAGTATTAAAGTTTTGGTGA